The Ranitomeya imitator isolate aRanImi1 chromosome 3, aRanImi1.pri, whole genome shotgun sequence genome has a window encoding:
- the GDAP2 gene encoding ganglioside-induced differentiation-associated protein 2 — protein sequence MDPLGARSCFVDAESLPCWAASPVGTVPDSSLWSEDIECHAICSPFPCREDINRKVILWTGDVALLNCTAVVNTSNETLTDKNPVSDSIYRYAGPELQEEMQKLKGCRTGEAKLTKGFNLAARYIIHTVGPKYKSKYRTAAESSLYSCYRNVLQLAREQAVSSVGLAVISTHKRCYPLEDATHIALRTVRRFLESHGSALDKVVFAVTEQEEAMYQHLLPLYFPRSPQEERRSLPLLPPDIGNADGEPVVPERQIRICEKPGAHEDEEEEDEGLGRDLSLIGSHAFARMEGDVDKQRRLALQGQMSGVALQKQHQRNYNRWLSRARTEDLSDIAALKALYQSGVDTCGRSVIVIVGRNIPILLIDMEKALLYFIHMMDHVAAKEYVLVYFHTLTGEHNHLDSDFLKNVYDVVDAKYKKNLKALYFVHPTFRSKVSSWFFTTFTVSGLKDRVQHVESLHQLFTAISPDQIEIPPFVLDYDARENGPLFPSHSSFSSL from the exons ATGGATCCTCTGGGTGCCCGCTCGTGTTTCGTGGATGCAGAGTCGTTACCCTGTTGGGCGGCTTCACCTGTGGGGACCGTTCCCGATTCATCCTTGTGGTCGGAGGACATCGAGTGCCATGCCATCTGCTCCCCATTCCCATGCAGAGAGGACATTAATCGGAAGGTGATACTGTG GACAGGGGATGTGGCGTTACTGAACTGCACCGCGGTGGTCAACACCAGCAACGAGACCCTTACTGACAAGAACCCAGTGTCAGACAGTATTTACCGCTACGCCGGGCCAGAGCTGCAGGAGGAGATGCAGAAGCTGAAAG GCTGCAGGACAGGAGAGGCTAAGCTTACCAAGGGGTTTAACCTGGCCGCCCGCTACATCATCCACACCGTCGGTCCTAAGTACAAGAGCAAGTACCGCACGGCAGCCGAGAGCTCCCTGTACAGCTGCTACCGCAACGTCCTCCAGCTCGCCAG GGAGCAGGCCGTGTCCTCTGTGGGGTTGGCTGTTATCAGCACTCATAAGAGATGCTACCCGCTGGAAGACGCCACACACATCGCCTTAC GCACGGTGCGCCGCTTTTTGGAGTCTCACGGTTCCGCGTTGGATAAAGTGGTGTTTGCGGTGACGGAGCAGGAGGAG GCCATGTACCAGCACTTGCTGCCCCTCTACTTCCCGCGGTCCCCTCAGGAGGAGCGGCGCTCGCTGCCGCTGTTGCCCCCGGATATTGGGAATGCTGACGGGGAGCCGGTGGTCCCGGAGCGACAGATCAGAATCTGTGAGAAGCCGGGAGCCCATGAAG atgaggaggaggaggacgagggtctGGGCCGCGATCTCTCCCTCATCGGCTCGCACGCTTTTGCTCGCATGGAAGGTGATGTGGACAAGCAGCGACGCCTGGCACTGCAGGGGCAAATGTCGGGGGTCGCCCTACAGAAGCAGCACCAGAGGAA TTACAATCGCTGGCTGTCTCGGGCGCGGACAGAAGATCTCTCCGACATCGCTGCCCTGAAGGCTCTCTACCAGTCCG GTGTGGACACCTGCGGCCGCAGCGTCATCGTCATCGTGGGGAGAAACATTCCAATCCTGCTGATCGACATGGAGAAG GCCCTGCTGTATTTCATCCATATGATGGATCACGTGGCCGCCAAGGAGTACGTCCTGGTGTATTTCCACACGCTGACCGGGGAGCACAACCACCTGGACTCCGACTTCCTGAAGAACGTGTACGACGTGGTTGACGCCAA ATATAAGAAGAACTTGAAGGCTCTTTATTTCGTGCACCCAACGTTTCGCTCTAAG GTGTCGTCCTGGTTTTTCACAACTTTTACCGTGTCTGGATTAAAGGATCGGGTCCAACACGTCGAGAGTCTGCACCAGCTTTTCACCGCCATCTCCCCCGACCAGATAGAAATCCCCCCGTTTGTACTGGATTACGATGCTCGG GAGAACGGACCCCTGTTCCCATCACACTCCTCGTTCTCCAGCCTCTGA